Proteins from one Juglans microcarpa x Juglans regia isolate MS1-56 chromosome 1S, Jm3101_v1.0, whole genome shotgun sequence genomic window:
- the LOC121245781 gene encoding uncharacterized protein LOC121245781, whose translation MEIPELSLATIHDSVVNKSTNSSSSDSESNPSRKRKFFSDHGLLKTEKSIHTSVDLQLKDPLPLDWEQCLDLESGRMYYLNRKTLRKSCNWPKDQKLDLELHIATHSNNSCSEQYISSADALGDSKKRCSPSSNMMALPCLNCHLLVILSKSFPSCPNCKYVHLFPSQQSPPSRAPVVKSLNTLSLLN comes from the exons ATGGAGATTCCGGAACTCTCTTTGGCTACAATACATGATTCTGTTGTCAATAAGAGCACCAACAGTTCATCTTCAGATTCTGAGAGCAACCCTTCCCGGAAGAGGAAGTTTTTCAGTGACCACGGCCTGCTGAAGACTGAAAAATCAATTCACACAAGTGTTGATCTTCAACTCAAAGACCCTCTGCCATTGGACTGGGAGCAATGCCTTGATCTTGag TCAGGTAGGATGTATTATCTGAACAGAAAGACATTGAGGAAGAGTTGCAACTGGCCAAAAGATCAAAAGCTAGACCTTGAACTCCACATCGCAACACACTCAAATAATTCATGTTCCGAACAGTACATCAGCTCTGCTGATGCACTCGGTGACTCCAAGAAGAGGTGCAGCCCAAGCAGTAACATGATGGCTTTGCCTTGTTTGAATTGTCATCTCCTGGTCATACTCTCCAAATCCTTTCCATCTTGCCCCAACTGCAAGTACGTCCATTTGTTCCCGTCCCAGCAGAGCCCACCATCCAGAGCCCCCGTGGTCAAGTCCCTCAACACTTTAAGCCTCTTGAACTGA
- the LOC121247300 gene encoding uncharacterized protein LOC121247300, whose translation MKVMEIPFRIWSWDAYDMAVFAETIYQLWNRRNRFVYEGKFLEPNSIVQSIILKVSDFQVANHKTIGEGVTVNQNHPQQKANWDASVDQLNCRIGIGVIIRDWLGNEVATLRSQRELFLDPAMAEAVGALKAVIFCQELHMSRIILEGDAKIVVDDIYSDSDKWTLVGMIIQDIRNKLGMMDQWSVQHVSRNCNNVAHLLAKDVLKLSEESIVFEGIPPCIQPLML comes from the coding sequence atgaaggTTATGGAGATCCCTTTCAGGATTTGGTCATGGGATGCATATGATATGGCTGTTTTTGCAGAAACTATATACCAATTGTGGAACAGAAGGAATAGGTTTGTCTATGAGGGTAAGTTCTTGGAACCAAACTCAATTGTGCAATCTATTATACTTAAAGTGTCTGATTTCCAAGTTGCAAACCATAAAACAATTGGAGAAGGGGTGACAGTAAATCAAAATCATCCTCAGCAGAAGGCCAATTGGGATGCTTCTGTGGATCAATTAAACTGTAGAATTGGAATTGGGGTCATTATTAGAGATTGGCTGGGTAATGAGGTGGCTACTCTCAGATCTCAAAGGGAACTCTTCCTAGATCCAGCTATGGCAGAGGCAGTAGGGGCACTTAAAGCAGTGATTTTTTGTCAAGAGTTACATATGTCAAGAATCATACTTGAAGGAGATGCAAAAATAGTAGTTGATGATATCTACAGTGACTCAGACAAGTGGACTTTAGTAGGGATGATCATCCAGGATATTCGTAATAAACTTGGTATGATGGACCAATGGTCAGTTCAGCATGTCTCAAGGAATTGTAATAATGTTGCTCATTTATTAGCTAAGGATGTACTTAAACTCTCTGAGGAGAGCATTGTATTCGAGGGTATTCCTCCTTGTATCCAACCTTTGATGCTTTAA